From the Kribbella sp. CA-293567 genome, the window GACGTCCGGGTGCTGCCGTTCGGGCACTTCCACTTGGTCTTCCAGGTCGAGGCGGTAGCGGTGTTCAGGCCGACCGACTCGCGCAGGCTGGTCTCGTTCAGCGCGGGCGGGGCGAAGCTGGAGTAGCTGAACCAGTTGCTGCCGCTGGTGCGCGGTACGCCGTCGAACTGGAAGAAGTAGTTCATCACGCTGAGGTAGTTCGGCTTGTAGTTGGCGTGGTCGGTGCCGCCGTGGGTCAGGCCGAGGTCGTGGCCGAGCTCGTGGATGAAGGTGCCCACGTTGCGGTTCTCGGTGACGGTCCAGTTGCACTTCGGGCCCATCGTCACGATGAAGGTGTCGTTGGGGATGGCGAAGGCGTTGCCGCTGCTGCAGGTGTTGTCGTAGTCGTCGGCCCAGAGCATGTAGTGGAAGATCGCCTTGCGGGCGGGCGCGAAGTTGGCCTTCTTGATCGCGTCGGTCTGCGCCTCGGCGGGCTGTAGGTTGCTGTCGTACGGCACCTGGTTTCCGCCGCCGAGGTTGTACGCCGCGCCGGCGGCCGGTCCGCCGTCGAGGTGGATCCTGATTCCCTTGCTGCCGTCCGGGTTGCTCACCGGCGCGTTGGCGAAGGTCTGCACGATCCGGTCGAAGGCGGCCGTGGTGGCCAGCCGGCCGCTCATGTAGTCCATCTCGACGAACAGGTCCTTCTTGGTCGGCGAGGCGCCGAGAGCGGGCAGATCGACGTCGACGACACCGTCACCGTTGGCGTCGTAGCCGTTGGTCTCCCAGGCGTCGGGAAGCGAGTCGCCGTCGGTGTCGGTCGCCGCCGGCGCGGCGGCGAGCGGAGCGGCGGCCGGCTGGTCGGGCGCCAGACCCGCGACGGCGCCGCTGGTGGCGGCAGCAGTCAGGACCAGCGACGAAAGCGTGGCGAGTACGACGGGGCGGGGGCGGAATCTCATCGGTCTCCTCAGGACGCGGGCGTTTCCACAGAGTGCAGTTGGTTGCCCACCGAGCGCAATGGTGATCCGCCGAAGCGAGGGGTTTCCTGCATGTTCACGCGGTATCGATGACCGCGGCAACGACCGGCCACTGAGCTCGTGAGCGAGGGTCGAGTGGAACATCCGGGCGGGACAGGTGGTTGGGTAGTGGTGTGCATGGTGAATACAAGGTTCCTGGTGGCAAGCTGGTGGTAGCCGATCTCGACGTGGCCGACGAGGTGGTGCGGCGGGGTCGGATCAGCGGGGACTTCTTCCTCGAGCCCGACGATGCGCTGGACCGGATCAACGGTGCCCTCTCCGGCGTGCCCGTCGACGCGCCGGTCGCGCAGATCGCCGCCCGGGTGCGGGGTGTGCTCGGCGACGGGGTCGAGATGATCGGCTTCTCGCCGGAGGCCGTCGCGGTCGCCGTCCGGCGGGCGCTGACCGGCGCGACGGCGTGGACGGATCACGCCTGGGAGTTCGTGCACGACGTACCGCGGGAGCCCGCGCTCCAGATGGCGCTCGACGAGGTGCTGGCCGAGCAGGTCGGTGCGGGGGAGCGGCCGCCGACGCTGCGGATCTGGGAGTGGGCGTCGAACGCGGTGATCATCGGCAGCTTCCAGTCGCTGGCCAACGAGGTCGACCTGGCCGGAGCGGCATCACACGACGTGACGGTGGTCCGGCGGATCAGCGGCGGCGGCGCGATGTTCGTCGAGCCGGGCAACACCATCACGTACTCGCTCTACGTGCCCGAGTCGCTGGTCTCCGGGCTGTCCTTCGTCGACTCGTACGCCTTCCTCGACGACTGGGTGGTCGGCGCGCTGAACGAGCTCGGCATCGCCGCGACGTACCAGCCGATCAACGACATCACCTCACCCGCGGGCAAGATCGCGGGCGCCGCGCAGAAGCGGTTCGCCGGTGGCGCGGTGCTGCACCACGTGACGATGGCCTACGACATGGACGCGGCGAAGATGGTCCAGGTCCTGCGGATCGGCCGCGAGAAGCTGTCGGACAAGGGCACCACGAGCGCCAACAAGCGGGTCGACCCGCTCCGCAGCCAGACCGGGCTGGAGCGGGCCGAGGTGATCAAGCGGCTGGCCGGCACCTTCGCCGGCCGCTACGATCTCGCCGACGCGACCATCGACGACGAGACGCTGGCCGAGGCTCAGCGTCGCGTAGAGTCGAAGTTCGGCACCGAGGAGTGGCTCACCCGGGTGCCGTGACGGGGCCCGCGGCGATCCTCAGTGCAGGTCGTCGGAGAAGGCTTTGGCGGCCTGGATCAGCGACGGGACCGCGCGGTGCAGGAGGTCCTCGGTCATCCGTCCGGCCGGGCCCGAGATGGACAGGGCCAGGCGCGACGGTGCGTCGGGGACCGGTACCGCGACGCAGCGCACGCCTTGCTCCTGTTCGCCTTCGTCGGTGGCGTAGCCGGTGGTCTCGGCCTGGTGCAGCTGGGTGGTGAACTCGTCGGCGTCGGTGATCGTGGTCGCGGTGTGCTTGGGCATGCCGGTACGACGCAGCAGTTCGCGGACCTCCGGCTCCGGCAACCGGGACAGGATCGCCTTGCCGACGGCCGTGCAGTGCGGCAGCACCCGGCGGCCGACCTCGGTGAACATCCGCATCGAGTGTCGCGACTGGACCTGGGCGAGGTAGACGATCTGGTCTCCGTCCAGCATCGCCAGGTTGGCCGACTCGCCGAACTCGTCGACCAGTCCGGCCAGGTGCGGTCGCGCCCAGACGCTCAGCATCTGTCCGGAGGTCTCGCCGAGGCGGATCAGCCTGGGGCCGAGAACGTACTGCCGCGACGGTTCCTGGCGGACGTAGCCGAGGTCCACCAGCGTGCGGACCAGCCGATGGATGGTCGGCAGCGGGAGCCCGGAGGTGGCAGCCAGTTGGGACAGCGCCATCATGCCGCCGGCGTCGGCCATCATCTCCAGCAACCCGAAGGCACGCTCGATGGACTGCACGCTGCCGGAGCGGCTCTTGCTCCCGGGCTCTTCGGTCACGACGCTGCCACCCTCCTCGAAACTTCCGGATCACGGAAGTTTAGCGTCAGCTGACGGAAGAGCCGGGATCTCAGGACCGCAGCGGACGGCGTGCGAGCTTTGCCAGGCTTGCCGCGTCGACGCCGATCAGGCGGTCCAGTTCTGCCGGATCGACGGCTCCGCACTCGACTCCGCGGAGTACGAAGCCGGCCAGGGCAGCCGCGGTCGCAGGCTCGTCGAGGTAGCCGGAGTCGCCGCCTTCGACGTAGGCGCGCAGGCGCGCGGCCGCCGTCTCCAGGCCTTCGCGGTAGAAGAGGTAGGTCGCGACGTAGCGGCTCGGCAACTGGGCGGGGTGCATGTCCCAGCCTTGGTAGATGCCGCGGACCAGCGAACGCAGTACCAGGCGCTTGTGCAGTTGCCAGGCGGCGTGGACCTGGTGGCTGTCACCGATCGGGAGGACATTGGTGGAACCGTCGCAGACGAAAACTCCGGTGCCGGCCGCGGCCAGCTGCATTACGTCCTTGGCGTGGTCCGCGACCGGATGCTCCATGCTCTGGTACGCCGCCGCGACCCCTAGCGAGGCCGAGTAGTCGTACGTGCCGTAGTGCAGACCGGTGACCCGGCCTGCCGCTGCCTGGATCATGTTGGGCAGGGGCGTCGTGCCGTCCGAGGCAAGGATCGCCTGCGGGGTCTCGACCTGGATCTCGAACTTCAGCGTGCCCTGCGGAATCCGGTGCTGCCACTCGATGGCGTCCAGCACCACCACCATCGCTGCGATCTGCTCGACGGAGGTGACCTTGGCCAGGGTGATCACGAATCCGTCGGTCACCGCCTCTGCCCGGGCCAGTTCGCCGACGAAGAGGTCGAGGGTGCGGACGCCCCGTCGACGACTGGGCGGTTCGAGGGACTTGATCCGGAGACCGTGGTACGGCGGTGCGGTGCCGGCGTGGACGAGTTTCGTCAGGGCGCGGGCCGCGCCGATCGCGGCGGCGTCCTCCTGCTCGTCCGGCCTGATGCCGTAGCCGTCCTCGAAGTCGATGCGCAGATCCTCGATCGGCTCGCGCTCCAGCTTGGCGCGGACCCGGTCGTACACCTCGGCCGCGTGAGCGGACGGAAGGCCGAGGATCCCGGCCAGTTCGTCGGCCGAGCCACCGTGCTGGTCCAGCGCGGCTCGGGCTTCCGTCGCCCACTCGGTGACAGTGCTCGCGTCGAAACGGTCGGCGGGCACGTAGACCGTGTGAATCGGCTGCCGGACGCCCCGGTCTCCCGGGTAGAGCGACGTCAGTACGGCGTCGGCCGGTGCCAGTTGCCGATCCAGCTCGGCGAAGAATGCGTCTTCCACTGGGGGACCTCTCGGGTTGGTCAGGTTGCTGCGGCGACGAGCTTCTGCTGAGTTCTGGCGACCTGGTGCGCCAGCTCGGGTTCGTCGAGGGTGACGACGGTGTCATGCTCGACGACCGGGCGGCCGTTGACGAGCAGCAGCTCCAGCGGCGGTGGGGCACCGAGAACGAGCGCGGCGACCGGGTCGGGAATGCCTGCGTGCGCAAGGGTGTCCAGGCGCCAGACGGCCAGGTCGGCGAGTTTGCCCACCTCCAGGGAGCCGATGTCCTGGTCGCGGCCGAGGATCCTGGCGCCGTCCAGGGTCGCGAGTTCGAGAGCTGTGCGGACGTCGAGGGCCTGGGGGCCGCCGCGGCCGCGGGCGAAGAGCAAGGCGTGCCGGAGCTCTTCGAGAAGGCTGCCCGCTTCGTTGCTGGCGGCACCATCTACGCCGAGCCCGACGGGGCAACCGGCCGCGCGCAGGTCGGCGACCCTGGCGATCCCCGCACCGAGGCGGGCGTTGGAGCTGGGACAGTGCGCGACGCCGGTGCCCGATCGGCCCAGGCGTTCGATCTCCGCGTCGTCGAAGTGGATGCCGTGAGCGAACCACACGTCGGGGCCGGTCCAGCCGAGTTCGGCGGCGTACTCCGACGGCGTACAGCTGAATCTCTCGTCGCACCAGTCGGCCTCGTCGGTGGTCTCGGCGAGGTGCGTGTGCAGGCGGACGCCCTTGCGGCGGGCAAGTTCCGCGGCTTCCCGCATGAGGTCCGCGGTGACGCTGAAGGGCGAACACGGGGCGACGACGAGCCGCAGCATCGAGTCGGGTGAGGGGTCGTGCCAGCGATCGATGGCGGCTTCCGTGGCGAGGAGGATCCGATCGCGATCCTCGACGACGGAGTCGGGCGGCAGGCCGCCGTCCTTCTGGCCGAGATCCATCGAGCCGCGCGCGGGGTGAAACCTGAGCCCGACCTCGGCGGCGGCGGAGATCTCGGCTTCGAGGACGTCGCCGCCGTTCCGCGGGAAGATGTAGTGGTGGTCGGCGGCCGTGGTGCAGCCCGTGCGGGCGAGCTGGCTCAGCGCGCCCAGAGCGGCGACGTGCACCGACTGCTCGCCGATCCCTGACCAGACCGGGTAGAGAGTGTTCAGCCAGCCGAAGAGAGTGGCGTCGACCGCCAGCCCACGGGTCACCCACTGGTACAGATGCTGGTGGGTGTTGACGAAGCCGGGGGTGACCAGACAGCCGCTGCCGTCGATCACCCGCGCTCCGTCGTACGCCGGTGCGGGGCCGGCGCCGACCGCGACGATCCTGTTGCCGTCAGCAACGACGTGGCCGGTGGCCAGCTCACGCCGGTCGGGGTCGAGAGTGACCACCGTCGCGTTGTCGATGACGATCAACAGAACCCCGGTACCGCGTGCCAGGCCGCTCCCGCGTCGCTGGCGTCGTCGCGGACCACGCTGGCCTCGATCAGGCCGTACGGGCGGTCGGCGGCGATGAAGACCTCGCCGGGGTTCTCGACCTCGAACGGGCTGAGGTCGACCAGGAAGTGGTGCTTGTTCGGGGCGGAGAACTTGATCTCGGCGACCTCGGGGTGACGCTCGAGGACGGCTTCGCCCATGCCGTAGAGGGTCTGCTGCAGGGCGAGGCTGTGGATCCTGGCGAACTGTTCGAGCAGCAGGCTCTTGATCTCGTCGTACGACTTGTCCCAGTCGACGTCGGTGTGGTCGTAGCGCCAGCGGGCCACCAGCGAGGTGGCCAGGATCCGGTCGTCGGTCTCCTTCAGGGTGGTGTACTTGTCCTTCAGGAAGCCGTGGAACTCCGAACCGGTGGACTTGAGCAGGGTCAGGTCGCGGAGGCCGGAGACCACGTGAGTTCTGCGGTCGGCGCCGCGGCCCTCGACGTTGACGACCGTCGTACGCAGGCCGCTGCCGCCGCGCACGAACGAGTGGTCGTGGCCGGCGCCGTCGACGGAGATCCGCTCCCACGGGTACTCCTCGATCTCCACCCGGGCGCCGTCGGCCGCCGCCGCTGCGCCGAGGAAGTGGTCGGCCAGGGTGAGCGCGAAGTCCTCGATCGCGCCGACGCCCTTCTCCTTGGCGAACGCGAACGCGGTGTTCTTCTGGGTGTCGGTCGGCAGCACCTCGGACTGGTCGCCGGTGGTGTGCGCGTTCTCGAACCGGCCGCGCAGGGCGGAGGAGACGTTGAGGTCGCGGATCTGGTGCCGGGCGGTGTCGCGGTAGATCCGCACGACGCGGCTCTCGGCCTTGCCGTACTGGTTGGCTCCCAGGTGGATCGCCATCGGGTCAGCTCCCTCGGTAGGTGGAAAAGGCGAACGGGCTGAGCAGCAGCGGGACGTGGTAGTGCCGCTCGGCCGAGATCGTGAAGGTGACGGTGACTTCGGGGAAGAAGGTCTCCTGGTTGGTCGCTTGGGCGTAGGCGGCGGTGGCGAACTTGAGTTGGTAGGTGCCGGGTGCCAGGTCGGCGTCGGTGAACTCGGTGATGCGGCCGTCGATGTCCGTCGTGCCGCTTCCGATTTCGCTCGAAAGGGAAGTCGGGTCGGGTGGGGAGAGGTGGGTGAGGGTGACCTGCAGGCCGGCGGCGGGTTTGCCGAGGGCGGTGTCCAGGACGTGGGTGCTGAGGCTGCTCATGCGGGGACCTGGGTTTCGGGGAGGGCTTTGGTGAGGCGGAGGAGGGCGATCTTGCGGAGTTCTTCGTGCACCTCGGCGGCCTCGGCGGTGGGGGTGTTGGTGAGGCGGCGGGTGAGAGTGGTGAGGATCTGGGGGGCGGTGAGGCCGGTGGCGCAGATCAGGAAGACCTGGCCGAAGCGGGCTTCGTAGGCTTGGTTGCCTTCTGCAAGGGCGGTACGCACCGACGGGTCGTTGCCGACGGCCGACTGCTCGGTGCGGGACCAGTTGGCCTCGGTGGTGTCGCCTTGAGGGCGGTCGCCGATGCGCGGGTGAGCGGCCAGGGCTTGGGTGACCTCGTCGGTGGTGAGCGCTCGGGCCGCCTCGTCGGCGACCTTCAGGAGGGCGTCGACATCGGCGTACGGGCGAGAGGTGAGGACGGTGTCGACCCAGCGCGGTACGTCGCAGCAGGCCGCCAGTACCGGGCGTAGCCGGTCGGGGGGAGCTGTGTTGAAGCTGTCGAGATTCATCGCGCCTCCAGGAGTTGGCCGTCGATCCAGACCGCCTGGACGTCGGCAGGTGTGCCGAGGGTGAAGACCCGGGCGAGCGCGTCCTCGGCATCCTCCGCGTGCTCCAGGCCGACCGCGAGCGGTGAGCCGTCGGCCGGCCGCAGGAGCTGAGCGTCGAAGCGTTTGCCCACGCTCAGGTCGCCGACGTCGGCCAGGCCGAGCGCGGAAGCCCCGGCAGTCGTTGCCAGATGCAACAAGTTGGCGGAGTTCAGGGCGAGTCCGTGGTCGCCCATCAACTGCTGGCAGAAGTATGCCTGCAGCCCTTCCTTCAGCAACGAGAAGCCCGTACCGGCGCCGACATCCGACCCCAGCGCGACCTTGACGCCGTGATCGAGATGCCGGCCCAGCGGGAAGAGCCCACTCCCGAGCACGGCGTTGCTGGTCGGGCAGTGCGCGACCGTGGCTCCACTGTCGCCGAGCACCTTGAGCTCCACATCGGTCGGATGCACGTTGTGGGCCAGCACGCTGCGGTGATCGACCAGGCCGTGCTTGTCATACGTGCTGACGTAGTCGCTGCCGCCGAACAGTTCGGCGACGGTCGCGATCTCCGCCTCGTTCTCGTTGAGATGCGAGGTGAACAGCGCCCCCGGGATCTCGTCGAGGACCGTGCGGCAGGTCGCGAGCAGGTCGTCGGTACAGGACAGCGAGAAGCGCGGCGTCACGGCGTACCGGTTGCGGCCGACGCCGTGCCAGCGGGAAGCCAGCGCGAGCGATTCGGTGTAGGCACGCTCCGGCGTGGTGAGCAGGTCGGCGCGGATGATCCGGTCGCTGACCACCAGCCCGCTGGTGATCCGCAGCCCGACCCGCGAAGCCGCGGTGAAGAGGATGTCCACCGCTTCGGCGAAGTGCGCTCCGAAGACCAGCGCGCTCGTCGTACCGGCTGCCGCGAGCCCGCGGACGAACTCGTCGGCCACACTCGACGCGTACGCCGCGTCGGCCATCCGCGCCTCCTCGGGCAGCGCGTAGCGGTCGAGCCACTCCAGCAGCGGCATGCCCATCCCGCCGACCGCCCGGATCTGCGGGAAGTGCACGTGCGTGTCGACGAAGCCCGGCAGCACCAGCCCGCCGGTCAGATCGACGACGCGCTCGGCCGGATGGGCGCCGCGGAGGTCGGAGTAGGACCCGCGAGCGGTGATCACCCCGTCCTCGACGAGCAGCGCGGCATCGGTGGCGACCCGCAGGGCGCCGCCGGTGAAGGGGTTGTGCGGAGTGTCGAGGAAGGTTCCTCTGAACAGCGTCATGCTTCTGCCTCACGGTGAACCGGCGCGGGGTTGCGCTCGGCAACGAACAGTTGGAGCAGCCAGGCGGCCACGCTGACCGCGATCACGGCCGGTTCCTTGCCGGGCAGGCCGGCCAGCCCGATAGGCGTGGTGATCGTGGCGATCGCCTCGGGCGAGTTGCCGTCCTCGGCGAGCTTGTGCCGGAACCGCGCCCACTTCGCGCGGGAACCGATCAGGCCGATGGTGGCGAGCTGCCCGTGCCGCAGCGCGGCGTCGCAGAGGGCGGCGTCCTCCGCGTGGTCGTGGGTCATCACCAGGGCGTGGGTGCCGGGTGGCAGCTCGCCGATGACGAGCTCCGGCAACACCGGTACGTGGTGAACGTGCACGCCTGCCACGGCGTCGTCCAGAACCGACAGCCGCGCCGGGACCAGTTGCCCGGGGCGGGAGTCGACGAGGTGCAGCTCGAGATCGTGCCGGGCGAGGATCCGGGCCAGCTCCAGCCCGACGTGCCCGAGGCCGAAGATCGCGACGGCCGGTACCACCGGCAGTGGCTCCAGCAGCAGCTTCACCTCACCACCGCAACACTGGACGGCTCGCTGGTACGGCGCCTTGTCCGACAGCGCGAACTCCAGTACCTCGGGTTCAGTGGTGCCGGTCACCAGCAGCGCGCGGGCCTGGTCGATCGCGACCATCTCCAGATTGCCGCCGCCGACGGTGGCCCAGACGCCGTCGGCCGAAACGACCATCTTCGCGCCGGCGTCGCGGGGGGAGTGACCGCGAACGGAGATGACGGTCACCAGTACGGCGGGCTCGCGTCGCTCGCGGAGAGTCTGGACTGCTCTGATCCATTCCATCTCGATCATCACACCCCACTCAGCTGGGCAGCGGAAAGGTGAGCGGCGCGGGCGCCTTCGAGGGCCCAGTAGACGGCCTCCGGAGTCGCGGGGCAGGCGAGGTCGACGCTGGTACCGGCCGGGCCGAACGCGGCAGCGGCCTGCCGCAGCGCCTCCCGGACCGAGAAAGCGAGCA encodes:
- a CDS encoding lipoate--protein ligase family protein, which codes for MHGEYKVPGGKLVVADLDVADEVVRRGRISGDFFLEPDDALDRINGALSGVPVDAPVAQIAARVRGVLGDGVEMIGFSPEAVAVAVRRALTGATAWTDHAWEFVHDVPREPALQMALDEVLAEQVGAGERPPTLRIWEWASNAVIIGSFQSLANEVDLAGAASHDVTVVRRISGGGAMFVEPGNTITYSLYVPESLVSGLSFVDSYAFLDDWVVGALNELGIAATYQPINDITSPAGKIAGAAQKRFAGGAVLHHVTMAYDMDAAKMVQVLRIGREKLSDKGTTSANKRVDPLRSQTGLERAEVIKRLAGTFAGRYDLADATIDDETLAEAQRRVESKFGTEEWLTRVP
- a CDS encoding IclR family transcriptional regulator; this translates as MTEEPGSKSRSGSVQSIERAFGLLEMMADAGGMMALSQLAATSGLPLPTIHRLVRTLVDLGYVRQEPSRQYVLGPRLIRLGETSGQMLSVWARPHLAGLVDEFGESANLAMLDGDQIVYLAQVQSRHSMRMFTEVGRRVLPHCTAVGKAILSRLPEPEVRELLRRTGMPKHTATTITDADEFTTQLHQAETTGYATDEGEQEQGVRCVAVPVPDAPSRLALSISGPAGRMTEDLLHRAVPSLIQAAKAFSDDLH
- a CDS encoding DUF6986 family protein; amino-acid sequence: MEDAFFAELDRQLAPADAVLTSLYPGDRGVRQPIHTVYVPADRFDASTVTEWATEARAALDQHGGSADELAGILGLPSAHAAEVYDRVRAKLEREPIEDLRIDFEDGYGIRPDEQEDAAAIGAARALTKLVHAGTAPPYHGLRIKSLEPPSRRRGVRTLDLFVGELARAEAVTDGFVITLAKVTSVEQIAAMVVVLDAIEWQHRIPQGTLKFEIQVETPQAILASDGTTPLPNMIQAAAGRVTGLHYGTYDYSASLGVAAAYQSMEHPVADHAKDVMQLAAAGTGVFVCDGSTNVLPIGDSHQVHAAWQLHKRLVLRSLVRGIYQGWDMHPAQLPSRYVATYLFYREGLETAAARLRAYVEGGDSGYLDEPATAAALAGFVLRGVECGAVDPAELDRLIGVDAASLAKLARRPLRS
- a CDS encoding 8-oxoguanine deaminase, which codes for MIVIDNATVVTLDPDRRELATGHVVADGNRIVAVGAGPAPAYDGARVIDGSGCLVTPGFVNTHQHLYQWVTRGLAVDATLFGWLNTLYPVWSGIGEQSVHVAALGALSQLARTGCTTAADHHYIFPRNGGDVLEAEISAAAEVGLRFHPARGSMDLGQKDGGLPPDSVVEDRDRILLATEAAIDRWHDPSPDSMLRLVVAPCSPFSVTADLMREAAELARRKGVRLHTHLAETTDEADWCDERFSCTPSEYAAELGWTGPDVWFAHGIHFDDAEIERLGRSGTGVAHCPSSNARLGAGIARVADLRAAGCPVGLGVDGAASNEAGSLLEELRHALLFARGRGGPQALDVRTALELATLDGARILGRDQDIGSLEVGKLADLAVWRLDTLAHAGIPDPVAALVLGAPPPLELLLVNGRPVVEHDTVVTLDEPELAHQVARTQQKLVAAAT
- the pucL gene encoding factor-independent urate hydroxylase; the encoded protein is MAIHLGANQYGKAESRVVRIYRDTARHQIRDLNVSSALRGRFENAHTTGDQSEVLPTDTQKNTAFAFAKEKGVGAIEDFALTLADHFLGAAAAADGARVEIEEYPWERISVDGAGHDHSFVRGGSGLRTTVVNVEGRGADRRTHVVSGLRDLTLLKSTGSEFHGFLKDKYTTLKETDDRILATSLVARWRYDHTDVDWDKSYDEIKSLLLEQFARIHSLALQQTLYGMGEAVLERHPEVAEIKFSAPNKHHFLVDLSPFEVENPGEVFIAADRPYGLIEASVVRDDASDAGAAWHAVPGFC
- the uraH gene encoding hydroxyisourate hydrolase encodes the protein MSSLSTHVLDTALGKPAAGLQVTLTHLSPPDPTSLSSEIGSGTTDIDGRITEFTDADLAPGTYQLKFATAAYAQATNQETFFPEVTVTFTISAERHYHVPLLLSPFAFSTYRGS
- the uraD gene encoding 2-oxo-4-hydroxy-4-carboxy-5-ureidoimidazoline decarboxylase, producing the protein MNLDSFNTAPPDRLRPVLAACCDVPRWVDTVLTSRPYADVDALLKVADEAARALTTDEVTQALAAHPRIGDRPQGDTTEANWSRTEQSAVGNDPSVRTALAEGNQAYEARFGQVFLICATGLTAPQILTTLTRRLTNTPTAEAAEVHEELRKIALLRLTKALPETQVPA
- the guaD gene encoding guanine deaminase, producing MTLFRGTFLDTPHNPFTGGALRVATDAALLVEDGVITARGSYSDLRGAHPAERVVDLTGGLVLPGFVDTHVHFPQIRAVGGMGMPLLEWLDRYALPEEARMADAAYASSVADEFVRGLAAAGTTSALVFGAHFAEAVDILFTAASRVGLRITSGLVVSDRIIRADLLTTPERAYTESLALASRWHGVGRNRYAVTPRFSLSCTDDLLATCRTVLDEIPGALFTSHLNENEAEIATVAELFGGSDYVSTYDKHGLVDHRSVLAHNVHPTDVELKVLGDSGATVAHCPTSNAVLGSGLFPLGRHLDHGVKVALGSDVGAGTGFSLLKEGLQAYFCQQLMGDHGLALNSANLLHLATTAGASALGLADVGDLSVGKRFDAQLLRPADGSPLAVGLEHAEDAEDALARVFTLGTPADVQAVWIDGQLLEAR
- the xdhC gene encoding xanthine dehydrogenase accessory protein XdhC, with amino-acid sequence MEWIRAVQTLRERREPAVLVTVISVRGHSPRDAGAKMVVSADGVWATVGGGNLEMVAIDQARALLVTGTTEPEVLEFALSDKAPYQRAVQCCGGEVKLLLEPLPVVPAVAIFGLGHVGLELARILARHDLELHLVDSRPGQLVPARLSVLDDAVAGVHVHHVPVLPELVIGELPPGTHALVMTHDHAEDAALCDAALRHGQLATIGLIGSRAKWARFRHKLAEDGNSPEAIATITTPIGLAGLPGKEPAVIAVSVAAWLLQLFVAERNPAPVHREAEA